The proteins below are encoded in one region of Methylobacillus flagellatus KT:
- a CDS encoding beta-1,6-glucan synthase, which yields MLKTAALWRYSIFNFLLIALLAHWFWQQNQPVALPEPELSASGKLNCVSYAPYYGKGETPFIATTVVEKSRIESDLRLLSERFDCVRTYSVNQGLDYVPEAADKLGMKVLLGAWIGYVKLENDREVELAIALANRYPNTVKGLIIGNEVLLRKEQTEDVMLAYLQQAQASTEVPITYADVWEFWLKHPRLEQAVDYITVHILPYWEDDPQSLDHAIHHAEFVMDTMGKTFSKPVFIGETGWPSVGKHRNASVPSLVNQASYLRQFVQVAHDKSWNYNLIEAIDQPWKRALEGTVGGYWGLYNTELERKFEFTGPVAERRDGIQPFIWSLAGLAAFIILTLAHKERRLPALLAMGSLGILTGATAYLQWGYLLAASRDLMEWIVLAGISLVGVVALLNLPSMITRGPNKLAHSLLFVLVFAGMVTSFLLIPKMSFIPRDVELHPMLGHIIYMMDGRYRNFPLPLYALPALQYAIGLVLLGLLQRTTFGRYRRINIIALVAALTCLVLEPLNTHAVLWLGVIGLLAYASWPRKEARA from the coding sequence ATGCTAAAAACTGCAGCCTTGTGGCGATACAGTATTTTCAATTTTTTGCTCATTGCATTGCTGGCCCACTGGTTCTGGCAGCAAAACCAGCCGGTTGCACTGCCCGAACCCGAGCTTTCCGCGAGCGGCAAGCTCAATTGTGTGTCCTATGCGCCATATTATGGCAAGGGCGAGACACCTTTCATTGCTACAACTGTCGTTGAAAAATCCAGGATAGAAAGCGATCTGCGCCTATTATCCGAGCGCTTCGACTGCGTCCGCACCTACTCTGTCAACCAAGGGCTGGACTACGTACCTGAGGCAGCCGACAAGCTGGGAATGAAGGTGCTGTTGGGGGCATGGATAGGCTATGTCAAACTCGAAAATGACAGGGAGGTCGAGCTGGCCATCGCGCTAGCCAATCGTTATCCGAACACGGTCAAGGGTTTGATCATTGGCAATGAGGTGCTGCTGCGCAAGGAGCAGACCGAGGATGTCATGCTTGCCTACCTGCAACAGGCCCAGGCAAGCACCGAGGTCCCCATCACCTATGCGGATGTCTGGGAGTTCTGGCTCAAGCATCCCCGCCTCGAGCAGGCCGTAGACTATATTACTGTGCATATCCTCCCCTACTGGGAAGATGACCCGCAAAGCCTGGATCATGCAATCCACCATGCAGAATTCGTCATGGACACCATGGGCAAGACGTTCTCCAAACCGGTGTTCATCGGGGAAACAGGTTGGCCCTCGGTTGGCAAACACCGCAACGCTTCCGTGCCCAGCCTGGTCAATCAGGCATCCTATCTGCGTCAATTCGTGCAGGTTGCCCATGACAAGAGTTGGAACTATAACCTGATCGAGGCCATCGACCAGCCATGGAAACGTGCACTCGAAGGCACTGTCGGTGGCTATTGGGGGCTTTACAATACCGAGCTGGAGCGCAAGTTTGAATTCACGGGGCCGGTGGCTGAACGCCGTGATGGCATTCAGCCATTCATCTGGTCATTGGCGGGCTTGGCCGCCTTCATCATTTTGACGCTGGCACACAAGGAACGCAGGCTGCCCGCGCTGCTGGCGATGGGTTCGCTCGGCATTCTGACCGGGGCCACCGCCTACTTACAATGGGGCTACCTACTCGCTGCCAGCCGTGATCTGATGGAGTGGATCGTGCTGGCAGGCATCAGCCTAGTGGGCGTCGTTGCCCTGCTCAACCTGCCATCCATGATCACACGCGGGCCAAACAAGCTGGCGCACAGCCTGTTGTTCGTGCTGGTGTTTGCCGGCATGGTCACCAGCTTCCTGCTGATCCCGAAAATGAGCTTCATCCCGAGAGATGTCGAACTGCACCCCATGCTTGGACATATCATTTACATGATGGACGGCCGATACCGCAACTTCCCTTTGCCGCTCTACGCACTGCCAGCATTGCAATATGCCATCGGCTTGGTGTTGCTGGGCCTGCTGCAGCGCACCACGTTTGGCCGATACCGCAGAATCAACATCATTGCGTTGGTTGCGGCATTGACTTGCCTAGTGCTGGAGCCGCTGAACACGCACGCGGTCTTATGGCTTGGCGTCATCGGATTGCTGGCATATGCAAGCTGGCCGCGCAAGGAAGCTAGGGCTTGA
- a CDS encoding alpha-amylase/4-alpha-glucanotransferase domain-containing protein, which translates to MARSVALLLGVHAHQPVGNFESVLEDAHARCYGPFLRVMHEYPAFHFAIHISGWLLEYMLKHFPQEMALLREMVERGQAELFGAGFTEPVLASIPVRDRIGQINTLSHFLAEKLGHAPQGAWLTERVWESAVVPALAEAGIKYVTVDDYHFMCAGKQTDALNGFYTTEEDSRHVDLFPISEALRYRMPFSAADEVVGYLESLAGEGGQDGELPAAVYFDDIEKFGIWPETYNWVYERGWLRQFIEGVLNSDVIKPMRYADYHRQARTKGVVYLPTTSYIEMNEWTLPVPAAHHYADLVAQERQHQRYDVTKPFVRGGIWRNFLMRYPESNWMHKRMLGLSQRYHSLPPDLQNAQMLKALYEAQANDAYWHGLFGGLYLPHLRRAVYHALIKLEALLDQVEERPAIEALDLDLDGHDELFIQNGSLQAVVKLDETAAVVELDSYALGHNFGDTLTRQPEHYHRKIHATGEHQSHGEGITNPHEQMGSKHEILPGDLDTDTYRKALFHDSWLDNGANIQIRYQQDGRPKPEFSGFLPGGDAAFLRKQYRLEGNALQVTYQALDVTGVSGRLRVELNLAMPSCDGPAGRFRLQDDILGGFGQALSMDEWQELFLDDDVLGGTLHLRSSVPANYFSYPHCSVSQSEAGFEKIMQAVTMVLEWPLEQLVSGINLHIEFIKNK; encoded by the coding sequence TTGGCTAGATCTGTTGCGTTGTTGCTCGGCGTGCATGCCCACCAACCGGTAGGCAATTTCGAAAGCGTGCTGGAAGATGCCCATGCGAGATGTTATGGACCCTTCCTACGGGTGATGCATGAGTATCCGGCGTTTCATTTCGCCATCCATATCAGCGGATGGTTACTGGAGTACATGCTCAAGCACTTCCCTCAGGAGATGGCCTTGCTGCGCGAGATGGTGGAACGCGGACAGGCAGAGCTGTTCGGTGCCGGCTTCACCGAACCTGTACTGGCTTCCATTCCCGTGCGGGACCGAATCGGGCAGATCAACACCTTGTCGCATTTTCTCGCCGAAAAGCTGGGCCATGCGCCGCAGGGTGCATGGCTCACGGAGCGGGTCTGGGAATCGGCCGTCGTGCCAGCGTTGGCAGAGGCCGGGATCAAGTATGTGACCGTGGATGACTACCATTTCATGTGCGCAGGCAAGCAAACTGACGCACTCAATGGCTTCTACACGACGGAGGAGGACAGTCGTCATGTCGACCTATTTCCCATCTCCGAAGCGTTGCGCTACCGCATGCCGTTTTCTGCTGCCGACGAGGTGGTGGGTTACCTGGAAAGCCTTGCGGGTGAAGGGGGGCAGGACGGAGAGCTGCCTGCCGCCGTGTATTTCGATGACATTGAGAAATTCGGTATCTGGCCTGAGACCTATAACTGGGTATACGAGCGCGGATGGTTGCGCCAATTCATCGAGGGGGTGCTCAATTCCGACGTGATCAAGCCCATGCGCTATGCCGATTATCACCGCCAGGCACGGACAAAGGGCGTGGTTTACCTGCCCACGACTTCCTATATCGAGATGAATGAATGGACCTTGCCAGTGCCAGCGGCACATCATTATGCCGACCTGGTGGCGCAGGAGCGGCAACACCAGCGCTACGATGTCACCAAGCCGTTTGTGCGCGGCGGCATCTGGCGTAACTTTCTAATGCGCTATCCCGAGTCCAACTGGATGCACAAGCGCATGCTGGGGCTTTCTCAGCGTTATCACAGCCTGCCACCGGACTTGCAGAATGCCCAGATGTTGAAGGCCCTGTATGAGGCGCAGGCGAACGATGCCTATTGGCATGGCCTGTTCGGTGGTCTGTATCTGCCACACCTTAGGCGCGCGGTCTACCATGCGCTGATCAAGCTGGAAGCGCTGCTGGACCAGGTAGAGGAACGTCCGGCCATAGAGGCGCTGGATCTCGACCTTGACGGCCATGATGAGTTGTTCATCCAGAATGGTTCGCTGCAGGCCGTGGTCAAGCTGGATGAAACGGCAGCAGTGGTCGAGCTGGACAGTTATGCGCTCGGACATAACTTTGGCGATACCCTGACGCGGCAGCCGGAGCATTACCATCGCAAGATTCATGCGACAGGGGAACATCAATCCCATGGCGAGGGCATTACCAATCCGCATGAGCAGATGGGATCCAAGCATGAAATCCTGCCTGGCGATCTAGACACCGATACTTACCGCAAAGCCTTGTTTCATGACAGCTGGCTGGACAACGGAGCCAATATCCAGATTCGATACCAACAGGATGGTAGGCCCAAACCGGAGTTCTCGGGCTTTTTGCCGGGCGGGGATGCGGCTTTCCTGCGTAAGCAATACAGACTTGAGGGCAATGCGTTGCAGGTTACCTATCAGGCATTGGATGTGACCGGGGTCTCCGGCAGGTTGCGGGTCGAGCTTAACCTCGCCATGCCCAGCTGCGATGGACCAGCGGGACGTTTCCGGCTGCAGGATGATATTCTGGGCGGCTTCGGGCAGGCGCTCAGCATGGATGAGTGGCAGGAACTGTTCCTCGATGATGATGTACTGGGTGGTACCCTCCATCTACGCAGCAGCGTTCCGGCAAATTATTTCAGCTATCCGCACTGTTCCGTTTCGCAGTCCGAGGCTGGGTTTGAAAAAATCATGCAGGCTGTGACCATGGTTCTGGAATGGCCATTGGAGCAACTTGTCTCTGGAATTAATCTGCATATTGAATTCATTAAAAACAAATAG
- a CDS encoding ROK family protein produces the protein MAKLRLGVDIGGTNLRVGVVQDKKVIYEQRFPANFSSICKQHAPAIALQEILRVSLSALQQAIKLHPGIESIGMGFPGFIDPQSGHVTQSPNLPGLRNVDIAGELSRLLGLPVKMENDALVAALGEFMLLDTIPRSMVYIGLGTGVGGGLIHAARPYPGDHGIAMEVGHLITEPGGRKCGCGNHGCLEQYAAAPGVIASYALATGKTLSARDIADRAAQGDSAALDAYALAGQHLGRAIAHVAKVLDPQLILIGGGLSQAWPYFSSALHAQLDLDSIPVFKGKIDIQVSSSSDQAGIIGAAHLVHG, from the coding sequence ATGGCGAAATTACGTTTGGGTGTGGATATTGGCGGCACCAACCTGAGGGTGGGGGTGGTGCAGGACAAAAAAGTGATTTATGAACAAAGGTTTCCTGCGAATTTCTCATCCATTTGCAAACAACACGCCCCGGCTATCGCTTTGCAGGAAATCCTGAGGGTCAGCTTGTCTGCATTGCAGCAGGCGATCAAACTGCATCCTGGCATAGAATCGATCGGCATGGGTTTTCCCGGTTTCATCGACCCGCAGTCGGGCCATGTGACGCAGTCGCCTAACCTGCCTGGCTTGCGCAACGTAGACATTGCAGGCGAACTATCCCGGCTGCTCGGGTTGCCGGTCAAGATGGAAAATGATGCGCTGGTGGCGGCATTGGGAGAATTCATGTTGCTCGATACTATTCCCCGCAGCATGGTCTATATCGGCCTCGGCACTGGCGTGGGGGGTGGGCTGATCCATGCTGCCAGGCCTTATCCTGGCGATCATGGCATTGCCATGGAAGTCGGGCACTTGATCACCGAGCCTGGCGGGCGCAAGTGCGGTTGCGGCAACCATGGCTGCCTCGAACAGTATGCTGCCGCGCCAGGCGTCATTGCCAGCTATGCGCTCGCTACAGGGAAGACGCTTTCTGCCCGGGATATTGCAGACAGGGCAGCCCAGGGCGATAGCGCGGCTTTGGATGCTTACGCCCTGGCAGGACAGCATCTAGGAAGGGCGATTGCCCATGTCGCCAAGGTTCTGGACCCACAACTGATCTTGATCGGGGGAGGCTTGAGCCAGGCCTGGCCTTATTTTTCGTCTGCGCTACACGCCCAGCTTGACCTGGATTCGATCCCGGTATTCAAGGGCAAGATAGATATCCAGGTATCCAGCAGCAGCGACCAGGCCGGGATTATCGGTGCGGCCCACTTGGTACATGGCTGA
- the glgC gene encoding glucose-1-phosphate adenylyltransferase: protein MQQHELSSSRFVSTLTKNTVALILAGGKGSRLRDLTNWTAKPAVPFGGKFRIIDFPLSNCINSGVRRIGVVTQYKAHTLIQHIQRGWGFLRGEFNEFVELLPAQQRIQEEWYKGTADAVFQNLDILRQTNIEFVLILAGDHVYKMDYGQMLAAHVRNKADMTVACINVPLKEASAFGVMGVDENDRVVDFEEKPAHPSSLPDDPDHALASMGIYVFNAAFLYEQLIRDADDPKSSHDFGHDIIPYLIKKYRVFAHRFTDSCVGAADGNYYWRDVGTVDAYWEANMELTKVVPELNLYDRQWPIWTYQEQLPPAKFVFDNEERRGQATDSLISGGCIVSGANVRNSVLFSDVRVNSYSSIEQSVILPKVDIGRHVTLRRVVVDSGARIPDGMEIGVNLELDRKRFHITEQGVVLVTPDMLGQNLHHIR, encoded by the coding sequence ATGCAGCAGCATGAATTGAGTTCTTCTCGTTTTGTCAGTACCTTGACCAAAAATACAGTCGCCCTCATCCTTGCAGGGGGCAAAGGCAGCCGCCTTCGGGACCTGACCAACTGGACGGCCAAGCCTGCCGTGCCGTTTGGTGGCAAGTTCCGCATCATTGATTTTCCGTTATCCAACTGCATTAATTCCGGGGTTAGGCGCATCGGGGTCGTCACCCAGTACAAGGCACACACCCTGATCCAGCATATCCAGCGCGGATGGGGATTCCTGCGAGGGGAATTCAATGAATTCGTCGAGCTGCTGCCCGCCCAGCAGCGCATCCAGGAAGAATGGTACAAGGGAACTGCCGACGCTGTGTTCCAGAATCTGGATATTTTACGCCAGACCAATATCGAATTCGTCCTGATTCTTGCCGGCGACCATGTCTACAAGATGGATTATGGCCAGATGCTGGCCGCGCATGTGCGCAACAAAGCGGATATGACGGTAGCCTGCATCAATGTCCCGCTCAAGGAAGCCAGCGCTTTCGGCGTCATGGGGGTGGATGAAAACGACAGGGTGGTCGACTTCGAGGAAAAGCCGGCCCATCCGTCCAGTCTGCCGGATGATCCCGACCATGCGCTCGCCAGCATGGGAATCTATGTCTTCAACGCGGCCTTTCTTTATGAGCAGCTGATCCGCGATGCGGATGACCCGAAGTCTTCGCATGACTTCGGGCATGACATTATTCCCTACCTGATCAAGAAATACCGCGTGTTTGCCCATCGTTTCACCGACAGTTGCGTGGGGGCGGCCGATGGCAATTATTACTGGCGGGATGTGGGGACGGTAGATGCGTATTGGGAAGCCAATATGGAGCTGACCAAGGTCGTGCCAGAGTTGAACCTTTATGACCGGCAATGGCCTATATGGACCTATCAGGAGCAATTGCCGCCTGCCAAGTTCGTGTTTGACAACGAGGAGCGCCGTGGACAGGCGACAGACTCGTTGATTTCTGGCGGGTGCATCGTGAGTGGCGCGAATGTCAGAAATTCTGTGCTGTTTTCCGATGTGCGGGTTAATAGCTACAGCAGCATCGAGCAATCCGTGATCTTGCCCAAGGTGGATATCGGGCGGCATGTGACATTGCGGCGCGTCGTGGTCGATAGCGGGGCGCGCATTCCGGATGGCATGGAGATCGGCGTCAACCTGGAGTTGGACCGCAAGCGCTTCCATATCACGGAGCAAGGGGTTGTGTTGGTGACGCCCGATATGCTGGGACAGAACCTGCACCATATACGTTAG
- a CDS encoding glycosyltransferase, producing the protein MKFINKYTKALVIALTVTLLHFAIWEVINRALPLIDAPPIVNGFAYSGYQIGQSPQERKYPSTTEILKDLELLKKYTNRIRIYGALENPETTALAARLGLKVTAGAWLGPVHEDNQRELEALLARTALYPNIERIIVGNEAILRGDLTPEEMIGYLEEARRTSRVPVSTAEPWHVWLRYPQLVKHVDFITVHLLPYHEGLPAEKAVDYALERYHELLDKYPRKKIVIGEIGWPSKGPTIDASVASNVNQARFVREFLAKTAYEPFDYYLMEAIDQPWKVKIEGWAGAYWGMFDAERQEKYSLHGAVPKDLRWVSKALWGSLLAFIPIFFIAVRFREWGTGAQISLAILLQACITVLVVTWNLPGDYYYSLRDMIILVALILALLMTTAVLMTYAIEFSEVMFKGYWIRAYKPATPVPAEQEAFVSIHLACYNEPPEMVIATIESLVKLDYTNYEVLVVDNNTKDESKWKPVEEYMSKLPDNFKFYHLPQWPGFKAGALNFALKETDPRAEVVGVVDADYVVTPDWLAVLIPHFMDPGVAVVQAPQAHRDFENNFFRRMSNWEFEGFFRIGMHHRHERNALIQHGTMTLVRRKALVELGGWSEWCICEDTELGLRLLEGGYELRYIDRVFGRGLTPANFEALKSQRFRWAFGAMQILKHHLPKLLGKSTLSFGQRYHFLTGWMGWLGDGLQLLFTLSSIGWTLAMLAFPKSFSLPVSIMLTPVLCFLVVKGALGPILYRKTMKECKWSDIFGASLAGLGLSHTIARGIMMGLIQKRGVFKTTNKGKADKGSIFGLLTPIREEVLLLLALIVSASAMIYARGINNLDAQLWVTMLTLQSLPYWSTLACQIIAQLPDRPPKQ; encoded by the coding sequence ATGAAATTTATCAACAAATATACCAAAGCCCTGGTGATTGCCCTGACAGTCACGCTACTCCACTTCGCCATATGGGAAGTCATCAACCGCGCGTTACCGCTGATCGATGCCCCGCCCATCGTGAATGGCTTCGCTTACAGCGGCTACCAGATCGGGCAGAGCCCCCAGGAGCGCAAATATCCCAGCACAACAGAAATATTGAAAGACCTGGAGCTGCTCAAGAAGTACACCAACCGCATCCGCATCTACGGCGCACTGGAGAATCCGGAAACGACCGCACTTGCTGCCCGCCTCGGGCTCAAGGTGACGGCAGGCGCCTGGCTGGGGCCTGTTCACGAGGATAACCAGCGCGAACTGGAAGCCTTGCTGGCCAGAACAGCGCTATATCCCAATATCGAACGCATCATCGTCGGCAACGAGGCCATCCTGCGTGGCGACCTGACCCCCGAGGAAATGATCGGCTACCTCGAAGAAGCGCGCCGCACTTCGCGCGTGCCGGTGTCCACTGCCGAACCATGGCACGTCTGGTTACGCTATCCACAATTGGTCAAGCACGTCGACTTTATCACGGTGCACCTGTTGCCCTACCATGAGGGATTGCCTGCTGAAAAAGCCGTGGATTATGCGCTAGAGCGCTATCACGAACTCCTCGACAAATATCCGCGCAAGAAGATCGTCATCGGTGAAATAGGCTGGCCGAGCAAAGGCCCCACCATCGACGCTTCTGTCGCCTCCAACGTCAACCAGGCCCGCTTTGTGCGCGAATTCCTCGCCAAGACTGCCTATGAGCCCTTTGATTACTATCTCATGGAGGCCATTGACCAGCCCTGGAAGGTCAAGATCGAGGGCTGGGCGGGAGCTTACTGGGGCATGTTCGATGCCGAGCGCCAGGAGAAATACTCCCTGCACGGGGCGGTTCCCAAGGATTTGCGCTGGGTGTCCAAGGCGCTATGGGGTTCATTGCTTGCCTTCATCCCGATATTCTTCATTGCCGTGCGATTCCGCGAATGGGGCACCGGCGCACAGATATCGCTGGCAATCCTGCTGCAGGCGTGCATCACCGTGCTCGTCGTGACCTGGAACCTGCCTGGAGACTATTACTATTCGCTGCGCGACATGATCATCCTGGTCGCGCTCATCCTCGCCCTGCTCATGACCACGGCCGTGCTCATGACCTATGCCATCGAGTTCAGTGAAGTCATGTTCAAAGGTTACTGGATTCGCGCCTACAAGCCGGCCACACCGGTACCAGCCGAGCAGGAAGCTTTTGTCTCCATCCACCTGGCATGCTACAACGAGCCTCCCGAAATGGTGATTGCAACGATCGAGAGCCTAGTGAAACTCGATTACACCAACTATGAAGTACTGGTGGTAGACAACAATACCAAGGACGAGAGCAAGTGGAAGCCAGTCGAGGAATACATGTCCAAGCTGCCGGACAATTTCAAGTTTTACCACTTGCCGCAATGGCCAGGGTTCAAGGCTGGCGCCCTCAACTTCGCGCTGAAGGAAACCGACCCGAGAGCCGAGGTGGTGGGCGTGGTCGATGCCGATTACGTCGTCACCCCTGACTGGCTGGCTGTGTTGATTCCACACTTCATGGATCCAGGCGTAGCCGTGGTGCAGGCTCCTCAGGCACACCGCGATTTCGAGAACAACTTCTTCCGTCGCATGAGCAATTGGGAGTTTGAGGGCTTTTTCCGTATCGGCATGCACCATCGGCATGAACGCAATGCCCTGATCCAGCACGGCACCATGACACTGGTACGCCGTAAGGCTCTGGTTGAGCTCGGCGGCTGGTCCGAATGGTGCATCTGCGAGGATACAGAACTCGGCCTAAGGTTGCTGGAAGGCGGTTACGAACTGCGCTACATCGACCGCGTGTTCGGTCGTGGCCTCACGCCAGCCAACTTCGAGGCATTGAAGTCGCAACGCTTCCGCTGGGCCTTTGGCGCGATGCAGATACTCAAGCACCACTTGCCCAAGTTGCTCGGCAAATCCACGCTCAGCTTTGGTCAGCGCTACCACTTCCTCACTGGCTGGATGGGCTGGCTGGGCGACGGCCTGCAACTGCTCTTCACCTTGAGTTCGATCGGCTGGACCCTGGCTATGCTGGCCTTTCCAAAATCATTCAGCTTGCCGGTTTCCATCATGCTCACACCTGTCCTATGCTTCCTGGTCGTCAAGGGCGCACTGGGCCCCATCCTTTATCGCAAGACAATGAAGGAGTGCAAATGGTCCGACATTTTCGGCGCATCCCTGGCTGGCCTGGGTCTTTCCCATACGATCGCACGCGGCATCATGATGGGGCTGATCCAGAAACGCGGAGTGTTCAAGACCACCAACAAGGGCAAGGCAGACAAGGGGAGTATCTTTGGATTGCTGACCCCCATCCGTGAAGAAGTGCTGCTGCTGCTCGCGTTGATTGTCTCCGCCAGTGCAATGATCTATGCACGCGGCATCAATAACCTCGATGCACAGCTCTGGGTCACCATGCTGACACTGCAGTCCCTGCCTTACTGGAGCACGCTGGCTTGCCAAATCATAGCGCAGCTGCCGGACCGCCCGCCCAAGCAGTAG
- a CDS encoding glycoside hydrolase family 57 protein — MTASLPKLYLNLYWHMHQPDYRDILSGEYVLPWTYLHAIKDYTDMAYHLESNPDARVSFNFVPILLDQLEDYVQQFDSGNIRDPLLRLLIKPDMKALTQDERCLILHSCFKGHHEKMLAPFEHYQCLYNMYVKLEPHGKSMFNYLSGQYMADLIVWYHLAWTGESVRRNYPEVQALMGKGSQFTLEDRQTLFNLIADLMRNLIPRYRALESAGQVEISTTPHYHPILPLLLDFRSTRDAMPYAPLPHSAQYPHGRQRAQVHIAEAQASHRRRFGKPAAGMWPAEGAVSHEALTLLAEHGVMWAASGEGVLANSLYKSFDTSELPPRHEYLYKPYRVGNGKDHIICFFRDDHLSDKIGFEYANLHADNAVADFIACLESIHAQNASDQSPVVSVILDGENAWEYYPYNGYYFLSQLYAALSHHDNIIMATPSELATQALRPDSGLPIGELPAIAAGSWVYGSFSTWIGSPDKNRGWDLLCEAKQAYDAVMREGTLSDVEIAAASRQLAICEGSDWFWWFGDYNSALSVSSFDQLFRRNLANLYRLLGLEVPERVRQAISKGSADADAANAGTMRRGQAAEYST; from the coding sequence ATGACGGCATCACTTCCAAAGCTGTACCTCAATCTGTATTGGCATATGCACCAGCCGGATTACCGCGATATCCTCAGTGGAGAGTATGTGCTGCCCTGGACCTATCTGCATGCCATCAAGGACTACACAGATATGGCCTATCACCTGGAGAGCAATCCGGATGCCCGGGTGAGCTTTAACTTTGTTCCGATACTGCTGGACCAGCTGGAGGATTATGTCCAGCAGTTCGACAGCGGTAATATCCGTGATCCGCTGTTGAGGTTGCTCATTAAACCGGATATGAAGGCGCTGACACAGGATGAGCGTTGCCTGATACTGCACAGTTGCTTCAAGGGGCACCATGAGAAAATGCTCGCGCCGTTCGAGCATTACCAGTGCCTCTACAATATGTACGTCAAGCTCGAGCCCCATGGCAAGAGCATGTTCAATTACCTGTCCGGCCAATACATGGCCGACCTCATCGTCTGGTATCACCTGGCCTGGACCGGGGAGAGCGTGAGGCGCAACTACCCGGAAGTCCAGGCCCTCATGGGCAAGGGCAGCCAGTTCACCCTGGAAGACAGGCAAACATTGTTCAACCTGATTGCCGACCTGATGCGCAACTTGATCCCACGTTACCGCGCACTCGAATCGGCAGGGCAAGTGGAGATCTCGACCACGCCGCATTACCATCCTATCCTGCCCTTGCTGCTGGACTTTCGTTCTACCCGTGATGCCATGCCCTATGCGCCCTTGCCTCATAGCGCGCAATATCCTCACGGCAGGCAGCGCGCTCAAGTGCATATCGCCGAGGCGCAGGCCTCGCACCGACGCCGATTCGGCAAGCCGGCTGCTGGCATGTGGCCAGCCGAAGGCGCAGTCTCGCATGAAGCACTGACCTTGCTCGCCGAGCACGGCGTGATGTGGGCGGCCAGCGGCGAAGGCGTGCTGGCCAATAGCTTGTACAAGTCGTTCGATACCAGCGAACTGCCGCCGCGCCATGAATATTTGTACAAGCCTTACCGCGTCGGTAACGGCAAGGATCATATCATTTGCTTTTTCCGCGATGATCATTTGTCAGACAAGATCGGTTTCGAATATGCCAACCTGCATGCCGATAATGCCGTGGCAGACTTCATTGCCTGCCTAGAAAGCATCCATGCCCAGAATGCCAGTGATCAGTCACCCGTGGTGAGCGTTATTCTCGATGGGGAGAACGCCTGGGAATACTATCCCTACAATGGCTACTATTTCCTGAGCCAGCTGTATGCAGCATTGAGCCATCACGACAACATCATCATGGCTACGCCCAGCGAGTTGGCTACGCAAGCACTCAGGCCGGACTCCGGCCTGCCCATCGGGGAGCTGCCGGCAATCGCTGCGGGCAGCTGGGTCTATGGCAGTTTCAGTACGTGGATAGGCAGCCCCGATAAGAACCGGGGCTGGGATTTGCTGTGCGAGGCCAAGCAAGCCTACGATGCCGTGATGCGGGAAGGAACGCTTAGCGATGTCGAGATCGCCGCCGCGAGCCGACAGCTCGCGATCTGTGAAGGGTCGGACTGGTTCTGGTGGTTTGGCGACTACAACTCGGCACTCAGCGTGAGCAGCTTCGATCAACTATTCCGCCGCAATCTTGCCAACCTCTACCGCCTACTCGGGCTGGAGGTGCCGGAGCGCGTGCGGCAGGCCATCAGCAAGGGTTCGGCAGACGCTGATGCTGCCAATGCAGGCACCATGCGCCGCGGCCAAGCCGCGGAGTATTCCACTTAA